The Streptomyces sp. SS1-1 genome has a segment encoding these proteins:
- a CDS encoding carbohydrate ABC transporter permease produces the protein MTATTTAPVATPSVRTTRPPSARLRNWATRAPLLPALIFMIVVTQLPFVATLVISFFDWNSLYPDARHFAGLENYQEVLTDADLRHSVWTTVLLTVAVVLASLVLGLALALLLDRRFKGRGVVRTLLIAPFLVVPVAAALLWKHVLYNPEYGLFNGLLHYVGGPQPDWISNTPLLAVEASLVWQWTPFMMLILLAGLQSRDHEQIEAARVDGASDWQIFRHLTLPHLRRYLELGALLGSIYIVQNFDAVFTITSGGLGTANLPYTVYQSFYQAHENGLASAAGVLVVIGSIIIATFALRVVSSLFREEVSRA, from the coding sequence ATGACAGCGACCACCACGGCCCCCGTGGCCACGCCATCCGTACGCACCACCCGTCCGCCCTCCGCGCGGCTGCGCAACTGGGCGACCAGGGCCCCGCTGCTGCCCGCGCTGATCTTCATGATCGTGGTGACCCAGCTGCCGTTCGTGGCGACGCTGGTCATCTCGTTCTTCGACTGGAACTCCCTCTACCCGGACGCCCGGCACTTCGCCGGACTGGAGAACTACCAGGAGGTCCTCACCGACGCCGACCTGCGCCACTCGGTGTGGACGACCGTGCTGCTGACGGTCGCGGTCGTGCTGGCCAGCCTCGTCCTCGGCCTCGCGCTCGCCCTGCTGCTCGACCGCCGCTTCAAGGGCCGCGGAGTGGTCCGCACCCTGCTGATCGCCCCGTTCCTGGTCGTGCCCGTCGCCGCCGCGCTGCTCTGGAAGCATGTGCTCTACAACCCTGAATACGGTCTGTTCAATGGGCTCTTGCACTATGTGGGCGGCCCACAGCCGGACTGGATCTCCAACACCCCGCTGCTCGCGGTGGAGGCATCCCTGGTCTGGCAGTGGACACCGTTCATGATGCTGATCCTGCTGGCCGGCCTGCAGAGCCGCGACCACGAGCAGATCGAGGCGGCCCGCGTCGACGGCGCGAGCGACTGGCAGATCTTCCGCCACCTGACGCTGCCGCATCTGCGCCGCTACCTCGAACTCGGCGCCCTGCTCGGCTCAATCTACATCGTGCAGAACTTCGACGCGGTCTTCACGATCACGTCCGGCGGCCTGGGCACCGCCAACCTGCCCTACACCGTCTACCAGAGCTTCTACCAGGCGCACGAGAACGGCCTCGCCTCGGCCGCCGGCGTCCTGGTGGTCATCGGCTCGATCATCATCGCCACCTTCGCGCTGCGCGTGGTGTCGTCCCTGTTCCGCGAGGAGGTGTCGCGCGCATGA
- a CDS encoding zinc-dependent alcohol dehydrogenase family protein, giving the protein MKAAVIESVGKAVVAEVPDPTPGPREVVVEVAACGLCGTDLHILQGEFAPKLPIVPGHEFAGEVVGVGTGVTELSVGDRVAVDPSLYCHECRYCRTGHNNLCERWAAIGVTTAGGAAQYAVAPVANCVKLPEHVRTQDAALIEPLSCAVRGYDVLQSRLGAHVLIYGSGTMGLMMLELAKRTGAASVDMVDLNPARLETARRLGVSASAATPDELDRPQGWDLVIDATGNAAAIQDGLGRVAKAGTFLQFGVADYATRVEIDPYRIYNQEITITGSMAVLHSYERAAELFANGVLDPDVFISDRLPLDRYPQALDQFASGVGRKIVVVP; this is encoded by the coding sequence ATGAAGGCCGCCGTCATCGAGTCCGTGGGCAAGGCCGTCGTCGCCGAGGTCCCCGACCCGACGCCCGGCCCGCGCGAGGTCGTCGTCGAGGTCGCCGCGTGCGGCCTGTGCGGCACCGATCTGCACATCCTCCAGGGCGAGTTCGCGCCGAAGCTGCCGATCGTGCCGGGGCACGAGTTCGCGGGCGAGGTCGTCGGCGTCGGCACCGGGGTCACGGAGCTGTCCGTGGGCGACCGGGTGGCCGTCGACCCGTCCCTGTACTGCCACGAGTGCCGCTACTGCCGCACCGGGCACAACAACCTGTGCGAGCGGTGGGCGGCGATCGGCGTCACCACGGCGGGCGGCGCCGCACAGTACGCGGTCGCCCCGGTGGCGAACTGCGTGAAGCTCCCCGAACACGTCCGCACCCAGGACGCGGCCCTCATCGAGCCGCTGTCCTGCGCGGTACGCGGCTACGACGTCCTCCAGTCCCGCCTCGGCGCCCACGTCCTGATCTACGGCTCCGGCACGATGGGCCTGATGATGCTGGAGCTGGCCAAGCGGACCGGTGCGGCGAGCGTCGACATGGTGGACCTCAACCCGGCGCGCCTGGAGACCGCCCGCCGCCTCGGCGTCTCCGCGTCCGCGGCCACCCCCGACGAACTTGACCGGCCGCAGGGCTGGGACCTGGTGATCGACGCGACGGGCAACGCGGCGGCGATCCAGGACGGCCTCGGCCGCGTCGCCAAGGCGGGCACGTTCCTCCAGTTCGGGGTCGCCGACTACGCGACCCGGGTGGAGATCGACCCGTACCGGATCTACAACCAGGAGATCACCATCACGGGCTCCATGGCGGTCCTGCACAGCTACGAACGCGCGGCGGAACTCTTCGCCAACGGTGTCCTCGACCCGGACGTCTTCATCAGCGACCGCCTCCCGCTGGACCGGTACCCCCAGGCCCTGGACCAGTTCGCGTCGGGAGTGGGCCGCAAGATCGTGGTGGTGCCGTAG
- a CDS encoding carbohydrate ABC transporter permease yields the protein MSAVAVRRPSRRKGTGLGLVAWLLGIVFFLPIAWMALTSFHSEQDAATNPPSFAASLTLDGYREFFGAGGGASPWPALINSAVASLVSTLFVLVLALPAAYALSIRRVRKWTDVLFFFLSTKMLPAVAGLLPLYLFAKNTGMLDNIWLLVVLYTSMNLPIAVWMMQSFLAEIPVAVIEAARVDGAQLPTVLTRVVAPIALPGIAATALICFIFSWNELLFARVLTGVVAETAPVFLTGFITSQGLFLAKVCAASLVISLPVLAAGFAAQDKLVQGLSLGAVK from the coding sequence ATGAGCGCCGTGGCCGTACGACGTCCCAGCCGCCGCAAGGGAACGGGCCTCGGCCTGGTGGCCTGGCTGCTCGGGATCGTGTTCTTCCTGCCCATCGCCTGGATGGCGCTGACGTCCTTCCACTCCGAGCAGGACGCGGCGACCAACCCGCCGTCCTTCGCCGCGTCGCTGACGCTGGACGGCTACCGGGAGTTCTTCGGCGCGGGCGGCGGTGCGAGCCCCTGGCCGGCACTGATCAACTCGGCGGTGGCGTCACTCGTCTCCACCCTGTTCGTCCTGGTCCTGGCCCTCCCGGCGGCCTACGCCCTGTCGATCCGCCGGGTGAGGAAGTGGACGGACGTCCTGTTCTTCTTCCTGTCGACGAAGATGCTGCCGGCCGTGGCGGGCCTGCTGCCGCTGTACCTGTTCGCGAAGAACACCGGCATGCTCGACAACATCTGGCTGCTGGTCGTCCTCTACACCTCCATGAACCTGCCGATCGCGGTGTGGATGATGCAGTCCTTCCTCGCCGAGATCCCCGTCGCCGTGATCGAGGCGGCCCGGGTGGACGGGGCGCAGCTGCCGACGGTCCTCACCCGCGTGGTGGCCCCGATCGCCCTGCCGGGCATCGCCGCGACGGCTCTGATCTGCTTCATCTTCAGCTGGAACGAACTGCTCTTCGCCCGGGTGCTGACCGGCGTCGTCGCCGAGACCGCGCCCGTGTTCCTGACCGGCTTCATCACCAGCCAGGGCCTGTTCCTGGCCAAGGTGTGCGCCGCGTCGCTCGTCATCTCCCTGCCGGTGCTCGCCGCGGGGTTCGCCGCCCAGGACAAGCTGGTCCAGGGCCTGTCGTTGGGAGCCGTGAAATGA